One Chordicoccus furentiruminis DNA window includes the following coding sequences:
- a CDS encoding glycosyltransferase family 2 protein codes for MYDLTVLMPCLNEEENIAYCIDEAQSYLKSQGMRGEILVVDNDSTDQSAEIAVAHGATVIKEHRRGYGRALRTGLAAAKSEVIIFGDCDSTYDFANLDPIYLPLAENKIDFMTGDRFGGQMEDGAMSWSHKLGVPFLSWCGRVKFGVKIHDWHCGIRGIQKDALQKLSLQTDGMEFATEMIAEASRKGLRIGEVSVPLKKAQNERQEKLRTIRDGFRHLWYIVRA; via the coding sequence GTGTATGATCTTACTGTTCTTATGCCCTGTCTGAACGAAGAAGAGAATATAGCGTATTGTATTGATGAGGCTCAGAGTTACTTGAAGTCCCAGGGGATGAGAGGGGAAATTCTTGTCGTGGATAACGACAGCACAGACCAGTCAGCTGAGATAGCGGTTGCGCATGGAGCCACCGTGATCAAGGAGCATCGCCGTGGTTACGGTCGTGCCCTTCGCACCGGCCTCGCTGCCGCAAAGAGTGAAGTGATCATCTTCGGTGATTGCGACAGTACATATGATTTTGCCAATCTCGATCCAATCTATCTTCCTCTTGCAGAGAATAAAATAGACTTTATGACCGGTGACCGCTTCGGCGGTCAGATGGAAGATGGAGCCATGAGCTGGTCACACAAGCTCGGTGTGCCGTTCCTGTCCTGGTGCGGTCGCGTGAAATTCGGAGTGAAGATCCACGACTGGCATTGTGGTATCCGGGGAATCCAGAAGGATGCACTTCAGAAACTAAGTCTGCAAACCGATGGTATGGAGTTTGCCACGGAGATGATTGCGGAGGCATCGCGGAAGGGTCTGCGGATCGGAGAAGTAAGTGTGCCGCTGAAAAAGGCGCAGAACGAGCGGCAGGAGAAACTACGGACGATCCGGGACGGGTTCCGGCATCTCTGGTATATAGTAAGAGCGTAG
- a CDS encoding DNA repair protein → MTDKQLKKLSKQELLSLLLTQSKEMDRLKEELEETRKQLEDRNIQISKCGSLAEASLAVFHVLEEAQKAADLYLDNVKSGRFEPDEVPADKAEEVHELSSDKAKEVQKHKGFTASQCSHFRQSTNTQ, encoded by the coding sequence ATGACAGATAAACAGCTTAAAAAACTCAGCAAACAGGAGCTTCTCTCGCTGCTTTTAACGCAGAGCAAAGAGATGGACCGGCTGAAGGAAGAGCTGGAGGAGACCAGAAAGCAGCTGGAAGATCGCAATATACAGATCAGTAAGTGCGGCTCCCTTGCGGAAGCATCCCTTGCGGTTTTCCATGTTCTGGAAGAAGCGCAGAAAGCAGCGGATTTGTATCTGGATAATGTTAAGAGCGGACGCTTTGAACCGGACGAAGTGCCGGCAGACAAGGCTGAAGAAGTACACGAATTGTCTTCAGACAAGGCAAAAGAAGTACAGAAACATAAAGGATTTACTGCAAGCCAGTGCAGCCATTTTCGACAGAGCACAAATACGCAGTAA
- the lepB gene encoding signal peptidase I, with protein MKKSTFSPEDLPSTGQLETELKRVTYAKNYRTVLRSTIYTLITVAAVAALVAVLLLPVLRIYGSSMNPTLTEEDIVVSLKSNEFKTGDIIAFYYNNKILVKRVIANPGDWVDIDKEGTVYVNNEKLEEPYLQTKALGDCNIKLPYQVPESRIFVMGDNRDVSVDSRNTSVGCVAEEQIVGKIVFCIWPFSRFGKIQ; from the coding sequence GTGAAAAAGAGCACATTTTCGCCTGAGGATCTTCCCTCGACAGGACAACTGGAAACGGAGCTGAAACGTGTCACATACGCGAAGAATTACCGGACGGTGCTCCGAAGCACGATCTACACATTGATTACAGTGGCAGCGGTCGCTGCTCTGGTCGCGGTGTTGCTGCTTCCGGTACTCAGGATCTACGGATCAAGTATGAACCCGACGCTGACAGAAGAAGATATCGTTGTATCACTGAAAAGCAACGAATTCAAGACAGGTGACATCATAGCGTTTTACTACAACAACAAGATCCTGGTAAAACGGGTGATCGCGAACCCGGGCGACTGGGTGGACATCGACAAAGAAGGCACTGTCTACGTCAATAACGAGAAACTGGAAGAACCATATCTGCAGACGAAGGCACTTGGGGACTGCAACATCAAACTTCCCTATCAGGTTCCGGAGTCCAGGATATTCGTCATGGGAGATAACCGGGATGTCTCGGTGGATTCCCGCAATACATCGGTCGGCTGCGTAGCAGAGGAGCAGATCGTAGGAAAGATCGTGTTTTGCATCTGGCCCTTCTCAAGATTCGGGAAGATCCAATGA
- a CDS encoding type I restriction endonuclease subunit R — protein MPELDTTGFRKCQEIAIKNLDTSFAENRPKALVQMATGAGKTFTAITESYRLLTYGKMTRILFLVDTKSLGVQAEQEFRAYVPNGEQRVFSDIFGVRLLKKSVMSPSNQVYISTIQRMYSILKGEELSEEDEDIEDEIDRDQENRPPVSVVYNKKYPPEFFDCIIVDECHRSIYNVWSQVLEYFDAFIIGLTATPEKRTFAFFNQNVVSEYSREKAIIDRVNVGEDIYLINTEITQNGAMIMKRLAEYRDRLTRAKRWRQMDEDMAYNPGMLDVDVVNPSQIRAVIQTYRDKVFTELFPRRKNVPKTLIFAKNDSHADDIVQIVREVFGEGNEFCQKITCKAKKADEALSNFRNQFYPRIAVTVEMIATGTDVKPLECLIFMRDVRSKGHYEQMLGRGTRVLKLEDLKMVSGDDATEKDHFVVIDAVGVTKSKKTETRPLEYKPHVSLTELMKRASLGTKDPEILTSLANRLIRLSNKLKPEELDEFEAKVGKPISTVAEDLLNAFDEDVVAARAGVTLDPDREPSPEEKTKLDAAQEELIKEAEQPFSVPDNRDYIEDVRKKHDQIIDNVNIDSVTYAGWDKDRESNADQVIKSFHEFIEENKDEILALRIIYDQRYADRPMAIKKLKELYEKLQQEHITIERLWDCYAIKKPDKVKRGTIGQLADLISIIRFEMGYADNLQPFADKVNYNFMQWTLKRNAGAVHFTDEQMEWLRMVKDHIAASLSISADDLDYTPFDRKGGLGRFYEVFGDQYLEILDEMNIELVA, from the coding sequence ATGCCGGAGCTGGATACAACCGGTTTCCGCAAGTGCCAGGAGATCGCCATTAAGAATCTGGACACATCCTTTGCCGAGAACAGGCCGAAAGCACTTGTTCAGATGGCCACCGGTGCGGGAAAGACCTTTACTGCAATTACAGAGTCTTACCGACTGCTTACTTACGGGAAGATGACCAGGATTCTTTTTCTCGTGGATACAAAATCCCTCGGAGTACAGGCAGAGCAGGAATTCCGAGCATATGTGCCTAATGGGGAGCAGCGGGTCTTCTCGGATATTTTCGGCGTCCGCCTTCTGAAGAAGTCTGTCATGTCTCCCTCCAATCAGGTTTATATCAGCACAATTCAGAGAATGTACTCTATCTTGAAGGGTGAGGAACTGTCCGAAGAAGACGAAGATATAGAAGATGAGATCGACCGTGATCAGGAGAACAGGCCGCCGGTCAGTGTTGTTTATAATAAAAAGTATCCGCCGGAATTCTTCGATTGCATTATCGTCGATGAGTGTCACCGGTCGATTTACAATGTGTGGTCGCAGGTCTTGGAGTATTTTGATGCCTTTATCATTGGCCTGACCGCAACGCCGGAGAAGAGGACATTTGCGTTCTTTAATCAGAACGTGGTCAGCGAATATTCCCGTGAGAAGGCAATTATTGACCGGGTGAACGTCGGCGAGGACATCTATCTGATTAATACAGAAATCACCCAGAACGGCGCTATGATCATGAAGCGTCTGGCGGAATACCGGGATCGTCTGACCCGGGCAAAGCGCTGGCGGCAGATGGATGAGGATATGGCCTATAATCCGGGAATGCTGGATGTGGATGTTGTGAATCCGAGCCAGATCCGTGCCGTCATCCAGACATATCGGGATAAGGTCTTTACTGAGCTGTTCCCGCGCAGGAAGAACGTACCGAAGACGCTGATCTTTGCTAAAAATGACAGCCATGCCGATGATATTGTTCAGATTGTCAGAGAGGTCTTTGGTGAGGGAAACGAATTCTGCCAGAAGATTACCTGTAAGGCGAAGAAGGCGGACGAGGCTCTGAGCAATTTCCGTAACCAGTTCTATCCACGTATTGCAGTGACTGTCGAAATGATCGCCACCGGAACGGACGTGAAGCCTCTGGAGTGTCTGATCTTTATGCGTGATGTCCGGAGCAAGGGCCACTACGAGCAGATGCTCGGTCGTGGAACCAGGGTGCTGAAGCTGGAAGACCTGAAGATGGTCTCCGGTGATGATGCCACAGAGAAGGATCACTTTGTCGTGATAGATGCTGTCGGCGTAACGAAATCCAAGAAGACGGAAACAAGGCCGCTGGAGTACAAGCCCCATGTAAGTCTGACAGAGCTCATGAAGCGGGCATCGCTCGGTACAAAAGATCCGGAGATCCTTACGTCATTGGCAAATCGTCTTATACGGCTGAGCAATAAACTCAAGCCAGAGGAACTGGATGAGTTTGAAGCCAAAGTAGGGAAGCCAATTAGTACTGTTGCTGAAGATCTGCTCAACGCCTTCGATGAAGATGTGGTTGCTGCAAGGGCCGGTGTCACGCTTGACCCGGACAGAGAGCCAAGTCCGGAAGAAAAGACAAAGTTAGATGCTGCTCAGGAGGAACTAATCAAAGAAGCAGAGCAGCCATTTAGTGTTCCGGACAACCGAGATTATATTGAGGATGTCCGCAAGAAGCATGATCAGATCATTGACAATGTGAACATCGATTCTGTAACTTATGCTGGCTGGGATAAAGATCGTGAAAGCAACGCTGATCAGGTGATCAAGAGCTTTCATGAATTTATCGAAGAGAACAAGGATGAGATCCTTGCCCTGCGGATCATTTATGATCAGAGGTACGCAGATCGTCCGATGGCGATCAAGAAGCTGAAGGAGCTGTACGAAAAGCTGCAGCAGGAACATATCACCATTGAACGGCTCTGGGATTGTTATGCCATTAAGAAGCCGGACAAAGTGAAGCGTGGCACGATCGGACAGCTGGCGGATCTGATTTCCATTATTCGGTTCGAGATGGGCTATGCCGATAACCTGCAGCCGTTTGCGGACAAAGTGAATTATAACTTCATGCAGTGGACGTTGAAACGGAACGCCGGTGCCGTTCATTTCACGGATGAGCAGATGGAATGGTTGCGGATGGTGAAAGATCACATCGCCGCGAGTCTGAGCATCAGCGCGGATGATCTGGATTATACGCCATTTGACCGGAAGGGTGGGCTCGGCAGATTTTATGAAGTGTTCGGTGATCAGTATCTGGAGATACTTGATGAGATGAATATAGAATTGGTGGCGTAA
- a CDS encoding isopeptide-forming domain-containing fimbrial protein: protein MIANKKRGQNMKSLKKMMALALAMVMVLSVMSITAFAAVGDYNITVTNDNESMSINGKQYKAYKVFSLTLGGKTTTTTTDPATGEETSTDSYSAYAYSIKNTDWAWAKLTTGATTDAKGVITTTYGIKLTPSAADPTTYVVDGSTMSAANARSLADALQSVLPTSADGTGTGGEDETATIQLSDPGYYAVYGVVIPTDPELDPAEEVVAAVALTTTDPNAEVKPKASVPTIDKKIKKVQEGTTEISDALLDTKGQAAVAKVGSTVTYEITATTPDLTGYTDYTYIIGDDISAGLTYDKSSFTLTINGAAATYVTSTTAATDDNELIFKTGDKGFELTIPYSVLQAAGAGKNVVLTYSCTVNSSALTYDYENNTADLTYSKTPYDNTTNKTPEKKTYVIDLNLDVDKIDGTDSTKHLDGATFKLYREVSTPAAEPGGEATTSKEYYQWDATNGKVTWVATQSAGDSFTTDSTGKLSQQVRGLDKGTYYFEETVAPKGYNLLSAPVAVVISVEEAANGEKVTYSATYGGKNATITNGEVNLASETQASGKQPVATGTIENNSGAELPSTGGIGTTIFYVIGAILVLGAGILLVTRRRMNAN from the coding sequence ATGATAGCAAATAAAAAGAGAGGACAAAATATGAAATCTTTAAAGAAGATGATGGCTTTGGCGCTTGCCATGGTAATGGTGCTTAGCGTGATGAGCATCACTGCATTTGCAGCGGTTGGTGATTATAATATCACCGTTACAAACGACAATGAGTCGATGAGTATTAATGGTAAGCAGTATAAAGCTTACAAAGTTTTCAGTTTAACATTGGGTGGAAAAACTACAACTACCACAACTGACCCTGCAACAGGAGAGGAAACTTCGACCGATAGCTATAGTGCTTATGCGTACAGTATTAAGAATACTGATTGGGCTTGGGCCAAATTAACAACTGGTGCAACGACTGATGCTAAGGGTGTTATCACGACAACATACGGAATCAAATTAACGCCTTCTGCTGCTGATCCTACTACTTATGTAGTGGATGGATCGACAATGTCTGCAGCAAATGCCCGTTCATTGGCAGATGCACTTCAGAGCGTTCTTCCTACTAGCGCAGATGGAACCGGCACAGGTGGTGAAGATGAAACTGCAACAATTCAGCTTTCTGATCCCGGTTACTATGCTGTATATGGTGTTGTAATCCCGACTGATCCGGAGCTGGATCCTGCTGAAGAAGTTGTAGCAGCGGTGGCTCTTACCACCACAGATCCGAATGCGGAAGTGAAGCCGAAGGCTAGTGTTCCGACGATCGACAAGAAGATTAAGAAAGTGCAGGAAGGGACAACTGAAATCAGTGATGCTCTCCTGGATACTAAGGGTCAGGCTGCTGTTGCAAAAGTTGGTTCTACAGTAACTTATGAGATTACTGCTACTACTCCTGATCTGACGGGATATACAGATTATACCTATATCATCGGTGATGATATCTCCGCAGGCCTTACTTATGATAAGTCAAGCTTTACCCTTACTATCAATGGAGCTGCAGCTACTTATGTTACCAGTACAACTGCTGCCACAGATGACAATGAACTTATTTTCAAAACCGGTGATAAAGGCTTTGAATTAACTATTCCTTATAGTGTACTTCAGGCAGCCGGTGCTGGAAAGAATGTTGTTCTTACATATTCGTGTACTGTGAATAGCAGCGCTCTTACATATGACTATGAGAACAATACTGCAGACCTTACGTATTCTAAGACACCGTATGACAATACTACAAATAAGACTCCTGAAAAGAAAACTTATGTTATCGATTTGAATCTTGATGTAGATAAGATCGACGGAACTGATAGCACGAAGCATCTTGATGGAGCGACATTTAAACTTTATCGTGAAGTCAGCACGCCTGCAGCTGAGCCCGGCGGAGAAGCTACAACTTCTAAAGAGTATTATCAGTGGGATGCAACAAATGGAAAAGTCACATGGGTTGCTACTCAGTCTGCTGGTGATAGTTTCACAACAGATTCAACTGGTAAGCTTTCACAGCAGGTAAGAGGTCTTGACAAAGGTACATATTACTTTGAAGAGACAGTAGCTCCTAAGGGTTACAATCTTCTTTCGGCTCCTGTAGCTGTAGTTATCAGTGTAGAAGAAGCAGCAAACGGCGAGAAAGTTACATATTCTGCAACTTATGGTGGAAAAAATGCAACGATAACCAATGGTGAAGTTAATCTTGCATCTGAAACTCAGGCCAGTGGCAAACAGCCGGTTGCTACAGGAACGATCGAGAACAATTCTGGTGCAGAACTTCCGAGCACTGGTGGCATCGGTACCACAATCTTCTACGTAATCGGTGCAATCCTTGTTCTTGGTGCTGGCATCCTTCTGGTAACCCGCAGAAGAATGAACGCTAACTAA